One segment of Nitrospinota bacterium DNA contains the following:
- the rimO gene encoding 30S ribosomal protein S12 methylthiotransferase RimO, whose product MKNLRNMRLHMVSLGCAKNRVDSEKILAILQQQGCTITDNPEEADCLLVNSCGFIDAAKRETIDTILNLAEIKKTRPGAKLAVMGCMVERYKAELQSDIPEIDYLLAISDESTKEVYRTDNIKRVTQPGVVSAYLKIAEGCGNACSFCSIPAIRGPLKSRPPEAVIAEAKELLAIGIRELVLVAQDTTRYGADLRKKNGLVELLKDLKNLKELQGGWLRVMYLYPTLITDAMIDMIASGPPFTPYIDVPFQHYDDAVLKRMGRQETSADIRSLMKRIREKMPHGAIRTSFIVGFPGETEKQFDNLLNFVKEAQFDHVGVFTYSSEEGTGAAAFADDVPEKVKEKRQAQLMKAQNAISKKKNKEKLGKTFDALVERYDNENRLLIGRLATQAPEVDGETILDECEAAPGEIIKVTITGAMDYDLIAHPV is encoded by the coding sequence ATGAAAAATCTGCGCAACATGCGGCTGCACATGGTTTCGCTCGGCTGCGCCAAGAACCGGGTGGACAGCGAAAAAATCCTGGCCATCCTGCAGCAGCAGGGATGCACCATCACCGACAACCCCGAAGAGGCCGACTGCCTCCTGGTGAACTCCTGCGGCTTCATCGATGCCGCCAAGCGCGAGACCATCGACACCATCCTCAATCTGGCCGAGATAAAAAAGACGCGGCCCGGCGCAAAGCTGGCCGTGATGGGCTGCATGGTGGAACGCTACAAGGCCGAACTGCAAAGCGACATCCCGGAGATCGACTACCTGCTGGCCATCTCGGACGAATCGACCAAAGAGGTCTACCGCACCGACAACATCAAACGCGTCACCCAGCCGGGGGTTGTGTCGGCCTATCTCAAAATCGCCGAGGGATGCGGCAACGCCTGCTCTTTCTGCTCCATCCCCGCCATCCGCGGCCCGCTGAAAAGCCGCCCGCCGGAAGCGGTCATCGCGGAAGCGAAAGAACTTCTCGCCATCGGCATCCGCGAATTGGTCCTCGTGGCGCAGGATACCACCCGCTACGGGGCCGATCTGCGGAAGAAAAACGGCCTCGTGGAGCTTTTGAAAGATTTGAAGAATTTGAAAGAATTGCAAGGAGGGTGGTTGCGGGTGATGTACCTCTATCCCACGCTCATCACCGACGCGATGATAGACATGATCGCGTCCGGCCCGCCGTTCACGCCGTACATCGACGTGCCGTTCCAGCATTACGACGACGCGGTGTTGAAACGGATGGGGCGGCAGGAGACCAGCGCCGATATCCGCTCGCTGATGAAACGGATACGGGAGAAAATGCCGCACGGGGCGATTCGCACCAGCTTCATCGTCGGCTTCCCCGGCGAAACGGAGAAGCAGTTCGACAATCTTCTGAACTTCGTCAAGGAAGCGCAGTTCGACCATGTGGGGGTTTTCACCTACTCCAGCGAGGAGGGAACGGGGGCGGCCGCCTTCGCCGATGACGTGCCGGAAAAGGTAAAAGAAAAACGCCAAGCGCAGTTGATGAAAGCGCAGAACGCGATATCGAAAAAGAAGAACAAGGAAAAACTGGGGAAAACATTCGACGCGCTGGTCGAGCGGTACGACAATGAAAACCGGCTGCTGATCGGGCGGCTCGCCACGCAGGCGCCCGAGGTGGACGGCGAAACGATTTTAGACGAGTGTGAAGCCGCCCCCGGTGAGAT